From a single Planococcus shenhongbingii genomic region:
- a CDS encoding potassium/proton antiporter: MIEFSTNGLILMGGIFLLAGVLMTKVSSRVGVPSLVLFMIIGMALGSDISGLIDFTNAKIAQLVGIVALIFILFEGGLQANWKHIRPVIGGSIALATVGVMITTVIVAVTANYILDITWLEAFLLGSIVGSTDAAAVFSVLAGQNIKSKISSTLEAESGTNDPMAMFLTIAFIHLIQSPEVSVGSMVGTFVLEMGLGAIIGLALGFLASWTLNRIKLNTSGLYAVLSAGFAIFIYSSAAMLHGSGLLAVYLAALVIGTRQLTQSYSIVSFHGAMAWLMQIIMFVLLGLLVFPSQLAEWDLIWRGLVLAFVLLLIARPVAVFVSTLFFDYTLKEKIFLSWAGLRGAVPIVLATFPMLAGIENSYLFFNIVFFIVITSALLQGSTIPFFARKLSLNGRPSQKRIHSLELISMDRANAEMLEVELTDKSPFAGQLVQTIGLPKHTLISAIIRSGKLVMPTGTTKLKAGDVLYVLTEKKQVTKVKMVLGEEYIVK, from the coding sequence ATGATAGAATTTTCGACAAACGGTTTAATTCTTATGGGCGGAATATTTCTTTTAGCCGGCGTCCTTATGACCAAAGTATCCTCGCGCGTAGGCGTCCCTTCTCTCGTATTATTCATGATCATCGGGATGGCTCTCGGCAGTGATATATCAGGGTTAATCGATTTTACTAATGCAAAAATAGCTCAATTGGTCGGAATCGTCGCGCTCATCTTCATCTTGTTTGAAGGGGGATTGCAGGCGAATTGGAAACATATCCGTCCTGTTATTGGCGGTTCCATTGCACTCGCCACTGTTGGAGTTATGATTACGACTGTGATCGTGGCCGTCACAGCAAATTACATTTTGGACATTACCTGGCTGGAAGCCTTTCTATTAGGTTCTATTGTAGGATCAACTGACGCAGCGGCAGTGTTTTCAGTGCTTGCAGGCCAAAATATCAAATCAAAGATATCTTCTACTTTAGAAGCGGAGTCGGGCACCAATGATCCGATGGCGATGTTCCTTACAATCGCTTTTATTCATTTGATCCAATCGCCTGAGGTATCGGTAGGTTCGATGGTCGGCACTTTTGTGCTGGAAATGGGGCTAGGGGCGATCATAGGCTTGGCTTTAGGGTTTTTGGCGTCCTGGACGCTTAATCGCATCAAATTGAACACATCCGGTTTGTATGCGGTTTTATCAGCAGGATTCGCGATTTTCATCTACAGCTCGGCTGCCATGCTCCACGGCAGCGGCTTACTGGCTGTTTATCTGGCGGCTTTAGTGATTGGAACACGGCAATTGACGCAAAGTTACTCAATCGTCAGTTTCCATGGTGCTATGGCTTGGCTGATGCAGATCATTATGTTTGTTTTGCTTGGCTTATTGGTTTTCCCAAGTCAATTAGCGGAATGGGATTTGATCTGGAGAGGGTTAGTGCTGGCGTTCGTGCTGTTATTGATTGCACGTCCGGTTGCAGTTTTTGTTTCGACCCTGTTCTTTGATTACACTTTAAAAGAAAAAATATTTTTGTCATGGGCCGGGTTAAGAGGGGCAGTTCCGATTGTGCTGGCCACTTTTCCGATGCTGGCGGGGATTGAAAACAGCTATTTATTCTTTAACATCGTCTTTTTCATCGTGATTACTTCCGCTTTGCTGCAGGGCTCAACAATTCCATTTTTTGCGAGAAAGCTGTCATTGAATGGAAGGCCGTCGCAAAAACGGATTCATTCGCTGGAGCTTATCTCGATGGACCGGGCGAATGCGGAAATGCTGGAAGTGGAACTGACAGATAAATCGCCGTTTGCCGGCCAGCTCGTGCAGACAATCGGCTTGCCGAAGCATACTTTGATTAGTGCCATTATCCGTTCTGGAAAATTAGTCATGCCTACCGGAACAACGAAACTGAAAGCCGGAGATGTGCTTTATGTATTAACTGAAAAAAAGCAGGTTACCAAAGTGAAGATGGTGCTTGGAGAAGAATATATTGTCAAATAG
- the murB gene encoding UDP-N-acetylmuramate dehydrogenase — protein sequence MTKEQWLSDLRRFLADDHVKINEPLHLHTLTRMGGPADIFVTPTTEDETAYTVKYAYENKIPLLLLGNGSNMVVRDGGVRGIVLNLKSLRTVRIDGITVYAQGGANIKEVSKIAAANRLTGLEFACGIPGSIGGAMAMNAGAYGGEIKDVIRQATVLTREGEKLVLSKEELELGYRKSIIVKKGYYVLSAEFNLEHGKQAAIDAKMSDLTYQRESKQPLEFPSAGSVFKRPPGNFAGKLIQESGLQGKGFGGAEVSTKHAGFIVNKNNATANDYIQTIEMVKSAVYEKFGIDLELEVKIVGEDLV from the coding sequence ATAAATGAGCCGCTACACCTGCATACATTGACTCGAATGGGTGGGCCTGCTGATATATTTGTAACACCGACTACTGAAGATGAAACTGCTTATACAGTTAAATATGCATATGAAAATAAAATTCCATTATTATTGCTGGGCAATGGGTCAAATATGGTTGTCCGTGACGGAGGCGTACGCGGGATTGTGTTGAACCTGAAAAGTTTGCGCACGGTCCGCATAGATGGGATAACCGTTTATGCACAAGGCGGCGCCAATATTAAAGAAGTATCCAAAATAGCTGCGGCCAACCGGCTGACAGGGCTGGAATTCGCTTGCGGCATCCCGGGTTCAATCGGAGGCGCAATGGCGATGAATGCCGGAGCATATGGCGGAGAGATCAAAGACGTTATCCGCCAAGCCACCGTGTTGACGCGTGAAGGTGAAAAATTGGTGCTGTCGAAAGAAGAATTAGAACTTGGCTACCGTAAAAGCATCATTGTAAAAAAAGGGTATTATGTTTTATCAGCTGAGTTTAACTTGGAACACGGCAAGCAAGCTGCCATTGACGCTAAAATGAGTGATTTGACATACCAGCGTGAATCCAAGCAGCCGCTTGAGTTTCCTTCAGCGGGCAGTGTCTTTAAGCGTCCGCCAGGGAATTTCGCGGGCAAGCTGATTCAGGAAAGCGGGCTGCAAGGCAAGGGGTTCGGAGGAGCGGAAGTTTCCACAAAACATGCCGGTTTTATCGTCAATAAAAACAATGCTACCGCGAACGACTATATTCAGACAATTGAAATGGTGAAATCAGCCGTTTATGAAAAGTTTGGCATTGACCTGGAACTGGAAGTAAAAATTGTCGGAGAAGATTTGGTGTAA